Proteins co-encoded in one Sus scrofa isolate TJ Tabasco breed Duroc chromosome 14, Sscrofa11.1, whole genome shotgun sequence genomic window:
- the CASP7 gene encoding caspase-7 isoform X1: MRSQTGPLLSSHSSRSCPGVGRMQPCGAWAFLPVSREGGGQCDFPSPSVLWKTPACSSLLIQAQAFRAGPAVPVFCPCSAPSMLSFYYFREEGNSLPAVTGRSLVLMQREMLSDGDMSKKKKSGSGSSVKIPRDREPTFQYNMDFEKVGKCIIINNKNFDRMTGMGVRNGTDKDAEALFKCFRSLGFDVTVYNDCSCAKMQDLLKKASEEDHRNSACFACILLSHGEENFIYGTDGVTAIKDLTVHFRGDRCKTLLEKPKLFFIQACRGTELDDGIQADSGPINDTDANPRYKIPVEADFLFAYSTVPGYYSWRSPGSGSWFVQALCSILNEHGKSLEILQILTRVNDRVARHFESQSDDPRFHEKKQIPCVVSMLTKELYF; this comes from the exons GGAGCTGTCCTGGAGTGGGGAGGATGCAGCCATGTGGAGCCTGGGCATTTCTGCCGGTCAGCAGAGAAGGCGGAGGCCAGTGTGACTTTCCCAGCCCCAGTGTCCTATGGAAAACTCCAGCGTGCAGTTCACTGCTGATTCAGGCACAGGCCTTCAGGGCCGGGCCGGCTGTGCCAGTCTTCTGTCCCTGCTCGGCTCCGAGCATGTtgagtttttattatttcagagAAGAAGGAAACTCGCTGCCTGCTGTCACAGGGCGAAGCCTAGTTCTGATGCAGAGAGAGATGCTTTCCGATGGAGACATGAG taagaagaagaaaagtggcTCAGGGAGCTCAGTCAAGATCCCCCGGGACCGAGAGCCTACGTTTCAGTATAACATGGATTTTGAGAAAGTGGGCAAATGCATCATCATTAACAACAAGAACTTCGACAGAATGACAG GAATGGGTGTCCGCAACGGGACAGACAAAGATGCGGAGGCTCTTTTCAAGTGCTTCCGAAGCCTGGGTTTCGATGTGACCGTCTATAACGACTGCTCTTGTGCCAAGATGCAAGATCTGCTGAAAAAAG CTTCTGAGGAGGACCACCGAAATTCAGCCTGCTTCGCCTGCATCTTATTAAGCCACGGAgaagaaaatttcatttatgGAACAGATGGTGTGACAGCAATAAAGGACCTGACGGTGCATTTTAGGGGGGATCGGTGCAAGACCCTTTTAGAGAAACCCAAACTCTTCTTCATTCAG GCTTGCCGGGGCACGGAGCTCGATGACGGGATCCAGGCAGACTCGGGGCCTATCAATGACACAGATGCTAATCCCCGGTATAAGATCCCAGTTGAAGCCGACTTTCTCTTCGCCTATTCCACAGTTCCAG GCTATTACTCATGGAGGAGCCCGGGGAGTGGCTCCTGGTTTGTGCAGGCCCTCTGCTCCATCCTGAACGAGCACGGGAAAAGCCTGGAGATCTTGCAGATCCTCACCAGGGTGAATGACCGGGTGGCCAGGCACTTTGAATCCCAGTCTGACGACCCTCGGTTCCACGAGAAGAAGCAGATCCCCTGTGTGGTTTCCATGCTCACCAAGGAACTCTACTTCTGA